The DNA region GCCCCGCTGCTCGCCGAACTCCGCCGCCACAGCGGCATCGACGCGCTCGAGTCGGCCATCACCGACCGGTTCGTCGCGGTCGCGGACCGGCTGCGGGCCGGTTTCGCGATCAGTACGCTCGAACGTGTCGTCCGAGCGGCGCCACCCGGGCCGCCGGCCCTGGTCACACTGGCGACGACGCTGGCGACCCTGCGCCGGGATCCCCGGCTGCGCCAGGCGGACCTGGGAACGGCGCTGGTCGACCTCGGTGCCGGTCGGCTGCGGCTGACGGACGAGGATGCCGCCGCTCTCGTCACCCTGGCGACTGCCGCCGACCCGGCGGGATGTGTCGGCCTCGACGCCGACGCAAGTGCCGAGCAGCTGCGGCAGGCCGCCGATCGGGAGATCCTGCGCTGGCGTCGACGTGAGGACGATCCGTCGCGGCTGGTCCAGCGGCACGCCCGGACCGCCCGCGAGGTCTGTGAGGCGATCTTCTTCAGCGTCACCTCGTAGCCGGCACCCGGCAACAACCTCAAGTTCGCCAATGAAACGTTTTCATCGCACTTCATCGATGTTTCTCTGTCCAGGACGGATCAGGTCCCGGAGAGGAGCAGATCGATGGTGTCAACACGTTCCAGGGTGCTGGTGGTGGCGGCGGCGCTGCTGGCCCTGGCACCGGCCGTACCGGCGGTCGCCGCCGTACCCGAAGCGACGGTCCACGCGGTCGGCGGCCCGACCGCCGTCACCAACTCCTACATCGTCGTCCTCACCGACACCGCAACCACGGTCGCCACAGTGGACCGTACGGCGCACGCGGTGGCCGACCGACACGGCGGCACCGTCGCCCGCACCTGGCGCCACGCCCTGCACGGCTTCGAAGCCCACCTGACGCCGCGCCAGGCCCGCCGGCTCGCCGCCGACCCCCGCGTCGACTCGGTCACCCAGAACCACACCGTGACCGCCGCCGACATCCAGTCCCCCGCGCCGTCCTGGGGACTGGACCGGATCGACCAACGCAGCCAGCCACTCGACGGCACCTTCAGCTACCCCCCGGTCGCGCCGATCGTCCGGGTGTACGTCATCGACAGCGGGATCCGGATGTCGCACACCGAGTTCACCGGCCGGGTCCGGGCCGGCCGCGACACGATCGACAACGACGACGACCCGACCGACTGTCGTGGACACGGCACGCACGTCGCCGGTACGGTCGGCGGCACCACGTACGGTGTGGCCAAGAACGTGGAGCTGGTCGCGGTACGGGTGCTCGACTGCAACGGCAACGGCAACGTCGCCACCGTGATCACCGGCATCGACTGGGTGACCGCCGATCATGATCCGGGTGAGCCGGCGGTGGCGAACATGAGCCTCGGCGGGCCCGCCTACGATCCGATGGACGAGGCGATCGCCCGCTCCACCGCCGACGGCGTCACCTACGTCGTCTCCGCCGGGAACGACAGCGGCGCCGACGCATGCGCCTACTCCCCTGCCCGGGCCCCGCAGGCGATCACCGTCGCCGCCACCGGCCCGGACGACACCCGCGCGGCGTTCTCCAACATCGGCGGCTGCGTCGACGTCTTCGCCCCCGGTGTCGACATCGTCTCCGCCGGCATCACCGACGACACCGCAGCCCGTCCGGCCAGCGGCACCTCGATGGCCGCCCCGCACGTCGCCGGCGCGGCCGCGCTGATCCTCGCCGAACACCCCGACCACACCCCCGCCCAGGTCACCGCCGCACTCCTCGGCAACGCCACCCCCGGGGTGGTCGGCAACCCCGGCGCCGGCACGACCGACCGGCTCCTCTACGTCGACGACACCATCCCCGGTCACGACTTCACCCTCGCCGCCGGCCCGGCCCACACCACGGTCACCGCCGGCGGCACCGCCACCACCACCATCACCGCGACCGTCACCGCCGGCACGGTGCAGACCGTCTCCCTGAGCGCCGCCGGCTTGCCTCGCGGTGCCACCGCCACCTTCACCCCACCCACCATCGACTCGACCGGCACCACCACGCTGACCGTCTCCACGACAGCGACCACCGCCGCCGGCACGTACCCGATCGTGGTCTTCGGCACCGGCACCACCGCCACCCGGATGGCCAGGTTCACCCTCACCGTCGAGGCGCTCCCGGGCTGCGTCGGGGCGAACGACACCGACATGCCGCTGCCGTTGTTCGGCGGAACCGTCGACGTTCCGATCACCATCGCCGGCTGCGCCGGCAACGCCGCCCACAACAGCACCGTCGCGGTCCGCATCGTGCACAGCGGAATCCATGATCTGAAGGTGGACCTGTACGCCCCGGACGGCACCCGGCACTTCCTGCTGTCCCGCACCGGATTGTGGGCAGGCCCGGACGTGGACCACACGTTCACCTACGATCTGTCCGGCGCGGTGGCCAACGGGACCTGGATCCTGCGGGTCAGCGACGAGGGTCCGGTGGGCACCGGGTTCTTCGACTCCTGGACGCTGAACCTCGCCGGCACCGACCTGCCCGTCCCGGTCTGCGGCGGGCTGGCCACCGCCGACGTGCCGATCGGGGACGTCAGCACCGTCGAGAGCCCGATCACGGTGACCGGGTGTTCCCGGGCCGCGAGCCGCAGCGGCTACGTCGACGTCCGCGTGGTGCACCCGTGGTCGCGGCATCTCAGTTTCGACCTCGTCGCCCCGGACGGTCAGGTGTTCGAACTGCAGGGTGTCAACGGCATGGGAATACCGAACATGATCCGGACCTTCGTCGTCGACCTGTCTGGGTACGCCACCGCCAACGGCACCTGGAAGCTGCGGGTCGCCGACCACTACTGGGGCGGGTCGGGCCCGGCGTACATCGACAGTTGGCGGCTCACTCTCTGACCCGATGCCGTTGACACTCATCGATCTATTTCGTTAGCGTTAACAACGACGGACTTCATTGGGGAATGAGGGATCGGCCGGCCCGGTCTCCGCCGTACGGCCTCGGGCAGGGGTCGGTCGGTGAGAGCGCACACACGGGCTGTCCGGCCGGTGTCGTCGCGGACCCGCCTCATCGCGCGGGTCCGCGACGGCCCGTCGGTCCGCCGCAGCGCCCCCGCACCCTTGGAGACCACGATGTCTGACATCACCCGACGGAGACTCCTCACCGCTGGCGCGGCCGGCGCGGGGGCCATGCTGCTGCCGACGGGGTGGACGGCCCTCGCCCGCGCCGATCCGGCGACGCCGGCGCAGGTGCTCGCCGCCGGTGACCTGGCACTCTGGTACGACGAGCCCGCCGGCACCGACTGGCTGCGCGCGTTGCCCGTCGGCAACGGCAGACTCGGCGCGATGGTCTTCGGCAACGTCGACACCGACCGGCTCCAGCTCAACGAGGACACCATCTGGGCCGGCGGCCCCTACGACTCCGCCAACCCGCGCGGCGCGGGCGCGCTGGCCGAGATCCGCCGGCTGGTCTTCGCCGACCAGTGGAGTCAGGCACAGAACCTGATCAACCAGACGATGATGGGCACCCCCGGCGGACAACTGGCCTACCAGCCGGTCGGCAACCTACGGCTGGCCTTCGGAAACGCCAGCGGTGTGTCGCAGTACCACCGCACCCTCGATCTCACCACGGCGGTCGTCACCACCAGCTACGTACAGAACGGTGTGCGGTACCAACGGGACGTGTTCGCCAGCGCCCCGGACCAGGTGATCGTCACCCGGCTCACCGCCGACCGGGCCAACGCGATCACCTTCACCGCCACCTTCGACAGCCCACAGCGGACCACCGTATCCAGCCCGGACTCCACCACGATCGCCCTCGACGGCATCTGCGGCACCATGGAGGGCGTCACCGGCAGGGTACGGTTCCTCGCTCTGGCGAACGTCGTCGCCACCGGCGGTACGGTCAGCAGCTCCGGCGGCACGCTGCGGGTGTCCGGTGCCACCAGCGTCACGGTGCTGGTGTCGATCGGCTCCAGCTACGTCAACTTCCGCACCGTCGACGGCGACTACCAGGGCAGCGCCCGCAACCGGCTGGCCGCCGCCCGTACCGTCGGGCACGACCAGCTGCGCAGCCGGCACCTCGCCGACTACCAGGCACTGTTCAACCGGGTGTCGATCGACCTGGGCCGTACGGCGGCGGCCGACCAGCCCACCGACGTCCGGATCGCCCAGCACGCGAGCGTCGACGACCCGCAGTTCTCCGCGTTGCTGTTCCAGTACGGCCGCTACCTGCTGATCTCCTCGTCGCGGCCCGGTACCCAGCCGGCCAACCTGCAGGGCATCTGGAACGACTCGATGACCCCGCCGTGGGATTCGAAGTACACGATCAACGCGAACCTGCCGATGAACTACTGGCCCGCCGACACGACGAACCTCTCCGAATGCTTCCTGCCGGTCTTCGACCTGGTCCGGGACCTGGCAGTGAGCGGTGCCCGCACCGCGCAGGCACAGTACGGCGCGGGTGGCTGGGTGACCCACCACAACACCGACGGGTGGCGGGGCTCCTCGGTCGTCGACGGCGCGTTCTGGGGCATGTGGCCCACCGGTGGCGCGTGGCTGGCCAGCCTCGTCTGGGAGCACTACCAGTTCACCGGTGACGTCACGTTCCTGCAGACCAACTACCCGGCGATGAAGGGCGCGGCCCAGTTCTTCCTCGACACCCTGGTCACCCATCCGACCCTGGGATATCTGGTCACCAACCCGTCGAACTCCCCCGAGATCGCCCACCACGGCGACGCCAGCGTCTGCGCCGGACCCACGATGGACAACCAGATCCTGCGGGACCTGTTCGAGGGCGTCGCCCGGGCCAGCGAGGTCCTCGGCGTGGACCCGACGTTGCGGACCCAGGTACGGGCGGCCCGGGACCGGCTGGCGCCGATGCGGATCGGCTCCCGGGGCAACATCCAGGAGTGGCTGTCCGACTGGGTCGAGCCGGAACGCAACCACCGGCACGTCTCCCACCTCTACGGACTGCACCCCAGCAACCAGATCACCCGACGGATCACGCCGACGCTGTTCGAGGCCGCCCGCCGGACCCTGGAGATCCGGGGCGACGACGGCACCGGCTGGTCACTGGCCTGGAAAATCAACTTCTGGGCCCGGCTGGAGGACGCCGCCCGCGCCCACAAGCTGCTCCGCGATCTGGTCCGCACCGACCGGCTGGCGCCGAACATGTTCGACCTGCACCCGCCGTTCCAGATCGACGGGAACTTCGGCGCGACCTCCGGCGTCGCCGAGATGCTGCTGCAGAGCCACAACGGCGAACTGCACCTGCTGCCGGCGCTGCCGAGCGCCTGGCCGACCGGGCAGGTGGCCGGGCTGCGCGGCCGGGGCGGCTACACGGTCGCGATGCGGTGGCGCGACGGCCAGGCCGACGAGTTCCACGTCCGCGCCGACCGCGACGGCACCGTACGGCTGCGGGCCCGGCTGTTCACCGGCGGCTTCACCCTCACCGACGTCGACGACGGCAGCACGCCGGTCAGCACCCGGCCCGAGGGCGACGTGGTCGCGTTCGCCGTCCGCGCCGGACGCACCTACCGGCTCGCCCGCCCCGGTGCGTCACCGTCACCGACGCCGACCCTGTCACCGAGCCCGACCGTGAGCCCGTCGCCGTCGGTGTCGCCGACGTTCTCACCCACCCCTGGCCCGACCAGTCCGCCGCCGACCACCGGGGCGCGGGCGACGTACGCGGTCACCGGCTCGTGGCCCGGTGGCTTCCAGGGCGAGGTCACGGTCACCGCCGGGGCCGCACCGATCCAGGGCTGGGCCGTCACCTGGACCTTCACCAACGGGCAGGTCATCAACCAGCTCTGGAGCGGCACCCACACCCAGAACGGCGCGAACGTGCGGGTCACCAACGCCGCCTACAACGGGTCGCTGCCGGCCGGCGGCTCCACCACGTTCGGCTTCATCGCCAGCGTCAGCGGGACGAACGACCCGCCGACCAACATCACCGCTACGGCGACCTGACCCGCCTCCCGGGGCGGGCCGGCCCCGGCGGTCAGCGGCGGTAGATCGTGATCGAGTGACCGACCTGGTCGATCGGCTCACTGCTGTCGATCAGCTCGCGCAGCTCACCGCCGGTGGTCGCCACCCAACTGTTCGACACCACCAGCAGGCCGCGTACCTCCTCGGACGGCACCTCACGCGGGTCGCCGGCGGTGATGCCGTAGTACTCCGGCACGCCGGCACCCTTGTAGGCCAGCCACACCCGCTCGTCCGGGTAGCGCTGCCGCAGCCGGTCGGCCAGCCGCGCCAGGTCCTGCCCCCAGTCCACGTTCGAGTCGTGCAGATGCTGGTAGGTGCGGGCCGGTCCACCGAACGCCTCGTTGGCGTACGGCAGGTAGAACGGGAACGCGCGGACCGAGCTGATCGCGACCAGCGCGACCAGCACGGCCGCCGCCGGGCGGGCGAACCGGGCGGCGACGGCCGGCGACCGTACGGCGGTCACGGCCGCCGCCGCCACGGCCAGGAACACCGGGACGAAGATCGCGTACCGCACGCCGAGGTCACGGTCGCTGGTCATCGCGGCGGCCAGCAGGACCGCCGCCGGTGCCAGCAGGTACGCGGCGGCCGTACGCAGCCGGGGCAGCGCCACCATCGCCGCCGCACCGACCAGCCACAGCACCAACGCCCCGAGTGGCGTCTTCACCAGCAGCGCCGCCGGCAGGTAGTACCAGAGCGAACCGGAGTACGTCTCACCGAACAGGTAGCCGCCCCACACCCAGTCCTCGAAGCCGAACTGGATCAGCATGCCGTCGCGGAACGAACCGGGAAACGGCAGCCAGTCGACCACCGTCGCGCGCAGCCCGTCGACCGTCGGCACCGCGTCCGGTGCCGGCCGCCGCAGGCGCGGGTCGACGACCAGGTAGCTGACCCAGACCGTGGCCACCGCGAGCAGCCCGGTCGCGGTCGCCGCCGCGCCAGCGACGGCGAGCCGCCGGGCCCGCGACGATCCCGCCCGTACGTGCCACACCGACCAGGCGGCCAACGCCAGCAGCACCGGCACCGCCGCCAACGCGCTCATCTTGGTGGCCAGCGCCGCGCCGAGCGCCAGGCCGGCGGCCGGCAGGTAGAACCAGGGCCGCCGGCGGGCCCGCCACAGCAGCCAGGCCGAGGTCAGCAGGAAACCAGCGGTCGGTACGTCGAGGGTCGCCAGCGAGCCGTGCGCGATCACGTCGGGGGTGAACGCGTACACCGCCAGGGCCACCAGGGCGCCGGCCCGGCCGGTCAGGTCCCGGGCGAACGCGAGGACCACCAGGCCGAAGGCAAGGGTCAGCCCGATCATCGGCAGCCGGGCCAGCAACAGCAGCTGGTCGGCGTCGTTGCCCGCCTCGTACAGCACGTGCCGGCCGAGGTCGGACTGGTTGCCCCGGAAGGTGGGGTCGATGTGGGGGTCGGCGAACACCAGACCGGCACCGATGATCAGCTTGCCCAGCGGCGGATGTTCCGGGTTGACCTGCAGGCCGCCGCCCTGCTGGTACAGCGCGGCCGCTCCCACGTACACCGGCTCGTCGATGGTCGGTGCCTGCGCCAGCGCGGTGGTGACCATCGCGAACGCCATCTGGCCCAGCAGCACGACCACGACCAGCGGATACCACCAGCGCCGGTGACGCCGCAGCCAACCGGGCCGGTCCGAGTCCTGCTCCGCCGGGGCCGGGCGGCCGTCCGGGACGAGGGGTACATCCCGGTCGAGGACTCCCGGCTTGCGCAAATGACTCACGGGCAGTCAGCCTACCGCGCGGCGGTGCCGGGTCTGCCTTGTCCACGTTGCGGCGGTATCCCGTAGATTCCACCGTCGACGGCGTCATCGATCGTGCGCGGATCGACACTCCAGCGCCCGGCTATCGCCAGCACCGTCCACTCCGACGGACCGGCGTCGACCCAGGCGTCCCACTCCTCCTCCGACCAGTGCTGGCTCTCCGGCCCCGGTTCGCCGACGCTCACCCCCAGCTCGATCTCGTCGACGGACGGTTCGCCGACGCACAGCGCCGCCTCCTGCCGGCTGTAGTCGAAGCAGTACGCGCGCAGGATCACGCCGGCAACGGCGCGGGCCCACACGTGGTATTCGGAAACCCGTTCGGTGGCGAAGAACTGCACCTCGCCAAGCCGCTGGCTGAGCCCGCTCAGCCACTGCGGAAAGGCCCGATCGGTGGCGTCGAACCCGGGCGGAAGCTGCGTCCGACCGTGCGCGAGGGTCCAGCCCGGCACCGGTGCGGTCACGTACACACCCCGGCGGTACGCCAGGTCGGTGCCGGCGGCCCAGTCGGCGCTCGCCCTCTCCCGCAGGTCGAGCGCGTCGGCCACCTCGTCCGGGGTCCGGTCCCGGACCGCCAACCACGAGGTCTTGTAACTGAACCCGGCCATACCGCTGATGATCGCACCACCGTCCGGCCGGCCACGGACGGCAAGATGCGGCCCGGTGACCGCTCGCGCGGTCACCGGGCCTGCCGGGATCATCGGGGCCGTCGGTTCAGGCGCAGACCGCCTGGATCGCCAGCCCGTCGGTGGGCACACCGGTCAGCGACAGTCGGACCGAGGTGAGACCGGCGTCCGGGTAGAGCGAGCTCAGGAAGGTCTGCCCGGCGGCGCCCGGTCCGGTCGCCCCGCCGACCGAGTGCACCTGCTCGGTGCTGGACGCGCAGGAGTAGCTGGCCGAGGCGACCCCGGTCCGCACCGTTCCTTCGGCCTGCGCACCCACCGGGTCAGCGCAGATGGCGTACGCGGTGACCTGCCAGTTGCCGGAGTAGGCGCCGGCCTCGGCGGCGGCGGCCCGGGCGATGTCGAGTGGGCCGGAGGCCCGGGACATCTGCAGGCCGACGTTGCCGAACCCGCCACCGGCGATGCTGGCCCCGCTGCCGATCACCCGCTGGCTGCCGGAGCAGCCCGCCGCGGTGCTGCGGGTCGCGGCCGACGAGTAGCCGGAGCCCTGCGCGACGATGGTGTAGCCGGGCACCGAGGCCGCCGGCGCGCAGATGGCGTACCCCTCCAGCGCCCAGTTGCCGCTGATGCCGCCCGGCGGCTCGTCGGCCCAGACCTCGTACCGGTCGGTCTGACCGGGACCGCTGACCGGCTGCAACGCGCTCAGCCGGATCGAGTTGGCGGCCGGGCCGCTGACCCGGGCGCCGCCGCCGATCACCCGCATCCCGTTCGGGCATTCGGCCGCCCGGAACTTCGGTGACTGCGAGTCGGTGGCGGTGGCGACGTGAGTGGTGCGGATCAGGCCGCTGACCGCCGCGGCCGGGCCGGCCACGGCGAGCTGGCCGGCCGCACCGACGGTCAGGGTGGCGAGCACTGCCGCCAGCCGCAGACCGGTACGTCGGTGGTTCGTGTTCATCGCTCCTCATTTCGATTGATCGAGGTGACTGGCGGATGCCGTCGAACCAGACAGTGGCCGGTGGACCTTCGGAAAAGTTTCGGCAGTCGTTAAATAGGCTGCTCAACCGCGCGATGCGGAGGACCCTGCAGGGATGGACACTGCGCGGAACCGGGTCGAGATGTTGGTCCTCGGTGAGGTGACGGCGCGGGTCGACGGGGTCGATCTCGACCTGGGGCACGCCCGGCAACGCGCCGTCCTGGTCGCGCTGCTGGTCGACGCGGGCCGGCTGGTGCCCACCGACCGGCTGCTGGACCGGGTCTGGGGCGACCGGCCACCGCAGCGGGCCCGCAACGCGCTCGCCGGCTACCTGTCCCGGCTGCGGCAGGTGCTGGCCCCGGCCGACCAGGTGCGGATCGTCCGCCGGCCCGGCGGCTACCTGCTGCAGGTCGACCCGACCCAGGTCGACCTGCACCTGTTCGGCCAGCTGGTCCGGCGGGCCAGGGCCGCCGCGGCACCCGCGCGGACCGGCGGGACGCCGGCCGCCGACGATCCGGTGGCGCTGCTGACCCGGGCGCTGTCGCTGTGGCGCGGTACGCCGTTCGGCACCCTGGAATCGGCCTGGCTGGACACGGTACGCGGCGCGTTGGTCGCCGACCGGCTCGCCGCCCAACTGGACCTGGTCGACCTACGGTTGGCCGCCGGTGGACACGCCGACCTGCTCGGCGAGTTGACCACGCTGGCGGCGGAGCATCCGCTGGACGAGCGGATCGCCGGTCAGCTGATGCGGGCGCTGTACGGGGCGGGCCGCCAGGCGCAGGCGTTGCGGCACTACCAGGTGGTCCGGGCCCGGCTCGCCGACGAGCTGGGCACCGACCCGGGGGCGGCGCTGCGGCAGACGTACCACCGGATCCTGACCGCGGACCCGGCACTGGGGACGGCGGCCGCACCACCGGCCGCGCCACCGGCCCCACGCGGCGCGCCGGAGCAGGTGGCGGGAAGCAAGCCGGCGGCGGGACGTGGGCCGGCGGCTGAGGTGCCGCGTCAGCTGCCGGCCGCGCCGACCGGCTTCACCGGCCGGGCCGCCGCCCTCGCCGCGCTGGACGCGATGGTCGACGACGCGGCGCCGCTGGCGCTGGTGACCGGCACCGCCGGGGTCGGCAAGAGCAGCCTGGTGCTGCACTGGGCACACCGGCGCGTCGACCGGTTCCCCGACGGACAGCTGTACGTGAACCTGCGCGGGTTCGACCCGGCCGGCGCGGCGCTGGACCCCGCCGAGGTGGTACGCGGATTCCTGGCCGCCCTCGGGGTCGCCCCGCAGCGGATGCCGATCGGGCTGGCCGCGCAGACCGCCCGCTACCGCAGCCTGGTCGCCGGCCGGCGGCTGCTGATCGTGCTGGACAACGCCCGCGACGCCGACCAGGTCCGCCCGCTGCTGCCCGGCGCGCCAGGCTGTGTCACCGTGGTGACCAGCCGGGGGCAGCTGGGTGGACTGGTCGCCGTCGACGGGGCCCGGCCGGTCGCCCTGGACCTGTTCACCGACGCCGAGGCCCGACGGCTGCTGGCGACCCGGCTGGGGCGGGCCCGGGTCGACGCGGAGCCGGCCGCCGCGCAGGAGATCGTCGACCGCTGTGCCCGGCTGCCGCTGGCGCTCGCCGTCGCCTCGGCGCGGGTGCTGGTGAACCCGGCGGTCACCCTGACCGATCTGGCCGGCGAGCTGACCGAGGCCGGTGCCGGGCTCGACGCCTTCGACGGCGACGACCCGGCGGCCGACGTACGGGCGGTGTTCTCCTGGTCGTACCGGGCCCTCGACCCGGGCGCCGCTGGGCTGTTCCGGCTGATCGGGCTGCATCCGGGGCCGGAGCTGACGGTGCCGGCGGTGGCGAGCCTGGCCGGTGTCACGGTGTCCGCCGCCCGCCGGGGGTTGGCGGTGCTGACCCGCGCCAGCCTGCTCACCGAGCAGGCTCCCGGCCGGTACGTGCTGCACGACCTGCTGCGGGCGTACGCCGCCGAGCTGGCCGAGGCGCAGGAGCCGGCGGCCCGGCGACGGGCCGCGACCGCTCGGCTGCTCGACCACCTGCTGCACACCGCGTACGCCGCCGACCGGCTGCTCTACCCGCACCGCGACCCGATCATGCTGGACTGCCCGGCGTCCGGGGTGGTGGTGCCGGCGTTGGCCGACGGCGCGGCGGCGATGCGCTGGCTGGTGGCCGAGCACCGGGTGCTGCTCGGCGCGGTCGACCTGGCGGCCCGCGACCGGTGGGACCGGCACGCCTGGGAGCTCGCCTGGAGCCTGACCAGCTACGTCAACCTGCGGGCGTTGTGGCACGACCAGCTGACCGTGCAGGGTGCCGCGGTGCCGTCGGCGGTGCGGCTGGGCGACCGGGCGGCGCAGGCGCACCTGCACCGCAATCTGGGTCGGGCGTTGACCCAGCTGGACCGCACCGACGAGGCGGCCGGGCACCTGACGCAGGCCCTGGCCGGGTTCGTGGCCGTCGGGGACCGGGCCAACCAGGCGCAGACCC from Solwaraspora sp. WMMD791 includes:
- a CDS encoding S8 family peptidase, whose amino-acid sequence is MVSTRSRVLVVAAALLALAPAVPAVAAVPEATVHAVGGPTAVTNSYIVVLTDTATTVATVDRTAHAVADRHGGTVARTWRHALHGFEAHLTPRQARRLAADPRVDSVTQNHTVTAADIQSPAPSWGLDRIDQRSQPLDGTFSYPPVAPIVRVYVIDSGIRMSHTEFTGRVRAGRDTIDNDDDPTDCRGHGTHVAGTVGGTTYGVAKNVELVAVRVLDCNGNGNVATVITGIDWVTADHDPGEPAVANMSLGGPAYDPMDEAIARSTADGVTYVVSAGNDSGADACAYSPARAPQAITVAATGPDDTRAAFSNIGGCVDVFAPGVDIVSAGITDDTAARPASGTSMAAPHVAGAAALILAEHPDHTPAQVTAALLGNATPGVVGNPGAGTTDRLLYVDDTIPGHDFTLAAGPAHTTVTAGGTATTTITATVTAGTVQTVSLSAAGLPRGATATFTPPTIDSTGTTTLTVSTTATTAAGTYPIVVFGTGTTATRMARFTLTVEALPGCVGANDTDMPLPLFGGTVDVPITIAGCAGNAAHNSTVAVRIVHSGIHDLKVDLYAPDGTRHFLLSRTGLWAGPDVDHTFTYDLSGAVANGTWILRVSDEGPVGTGFFDSWTLNLAGTDLPVPVCGGLATADVPIGDVSTVESPITVTGCSRAASRSGYVDVRVVHPWSRHLSFDLVAPDGQVFELQGVNGMGIPNMIRTFVVDLSGYATANGTWKLRVADHYWGGSGPAYIDSWRLTL
- a CDS encoding glycoside hydrolase N-terminal domain-containing protein — its product is MSDITRRRLLTAGAAGAGAMLLPTGWTALARADPATPAQVLAAGDLALWYDEPAGTDWLRALPVGNGRLGAMVFGNVDTDRLQLNEDTIWAGGPYDSANPRGAGALAEIRRLVFADQWSQAQNLINQTMMGTPGGQLAYQPVGNLRLAFGNASGVSQYHRTLDLTTAVVTTSYVQNGVRYQRDVFASAPDQVIVTRLTADRANAITFTATFDSPQRTTVSSPDSTTIALDGICGTMEGVTGRVRFLALANVVATGGTVSSSGGTLRVSGATSVTVLVSIGSSYVNFRTVDGDYQGSARNRLAAARTVGHDQLRSRHLADYQALFNRVSIDLGRTAAADQPTDVRIAQHASVDDPQFSALLFQYGRYLLISSSRPGTQPANLQGIWNDSMTPPWDSKYTINANLPMNYWPADTTNLSECFLPVFDLVRDLAVSGARTAQAQYGAGGWVTHHNTDGWRGSSVVDGAFWGMWPTGGAWLASLVWEHYQFTGDVTFLQTNYPAMKGAAQFFLDTLVTHPTLGYLVTNPSNSPEIAHHGDASVCAGPTMDNQILRDLFEGVARASEVLGVDPTLRTQVRAARDRLAPMRIGSRGNIQEWLSDWVEPERNHRHVSHLYGLHPSNQITRRITPTLFEAARRTLEIRGDDGTGWSLAWKINFWARLEDAARAHKLLRDLVRTDRLAPNMFDLHPPFQIDGNFGATSGVAEMLLQSHNGELHLLPALPSAWPTGQVAGLRGRGGYTVAMRWRDGQADEFHVRADRDGTVRLRARLFTGGFTLTDVDDGSTPVSTRPEGDVVAFAVRAGRTYRLARPGASPSPTPTLSPSPTVSPSPSVSPTFSPTPGPTSPPPTTGARATYAVTGSWPGGFQGEVTVTAGAAPIQGWAVTWTFTNGQVINQLWSGTHTQNGANVRVTNAAYNGSLPAGGSTTFGFIASVSGTNDPPTNITATAT
- a CDS encoding phospholipid carrier-dependent glycosyltransferase — protein: MSHLRKPGVLDRDVPLVPDGRPAPAEQDSDRPGWLRRHRRWWYPLVVVVLLGQMAFAMVTTALAQAPTIDEPVYVGAAALYQQGGGLQVNPEHPPLGKLIIGAGLVFADPHIDPTFRGNQSDLGRHVLYEAGNDADQLLLLARLPMIGLTLAFGLVVLAFARDLTGRAGALVALAVYAFTPDVIAHGSLATLDVPTAGFLLTSAWLLWRARRRPWFYLPAAGLALGAALATKMSALAAVPVLLALAAWSVWHVRAGSSRARRLAVAGAAATATGLLAVATVWVSYLVVDPRLRRPAPDAVPTVDGLRATVVDWLPFPGSFRDGMLIQFGFEDWVWGGYLFGETYSGSLWYYLPAALLVKTPLGALVLWLVGAAAMVALPRLRTAAAYLLAPAAVLLAAAMTSDRDLGVRYAIFVPVFLAVAAAAVTAVRSPAVAARFARPAAAVLVALVAISSVRAFPFYLPYANEAFGGPARTYQHLHDSNVDWGQDLARLADRLRQRYPDERVWLAYKGAGVPEYYGITAGDPREVPSEEVRGLLVVSNSWVATTGGELRELIDSSEPIDQVGHSITIYRR
- a CDS encoding BTAD domain-containing putative transcriptional regulator, which codes for MDTARNRVEMLVLGEVTARVDGVDLDLGHARQRAVLVALLVDAGRLVPTDRLLDRVWGDRPPQRARNALAGYLSRLRQVLAPADQVRIVRRPGGYLLQVDPTQVDLHLFGQLVRRARAAAAPARTGGTPAADDPVALLTRALSLWRGTPFGTLESAWLDTVRGALVADRLAAQLDLVDLRLAAGGHADLLGELTTLAAEHPLDERIAGQLMRALYGAGRQAQALRHYQVVRARLADELGTDPGAALRQTYHRILTADPALGTAAAPPAAPPAPRGAPEQVAGSKPAAGRGPAAEVPRQLPAAPTGFTGRAAALAALDAMVDDAAPLALVTGTAGVGKSSLVLHWAHRRVDRFPDGQLYVNLRGFDPAGAALDPAEVVRGFLAALGVAPQRMPIGLAAQTARYRSLVAGRRLLIVLDNARDADQVRPLLPGAPGCVTVVTSRGQLGGLVAVDGARPVALDLFTDAEARRLLATRLGRARVDAEPAAAQEIVDRCARLPLALAVASARVLVNPAVTLTDLAGELTEAGAGLDAFDGDDPAADVRAVFSWSYRALDPGAAGLFRLIGLHPGPELTVPAVASLAGVTVSAARRGLAVLTRASLLTEQAPGRYVLHDLLRAYAAELAEAQEPAARRRAATARLLDHLLHTAYAADRLLYPHRDPIMLDCPASGVVVPALADGAAAMRWLVAEHRVLLGAVDLAARDRWDRHAWELAWSLTSYVNLRALWHDQLTVQGAAVPSAVRLGDRAAQAHLHRNLGRALTQLDRTDEAAGHLTQALAGFVAVGDRANQAQTHVNIARLRERQGRDVEALDYDLRSLELYRQAGHLTGQARAMNNIAWTRIRLGEPEQARELCRQALAINTELGNRHGAATNWRTAGCAEAAAGEHRAAVDCHERALRLFRAIGDRGGEADTLADLGDARYACGEVDAARIAWAAALVLLEAAGHPDAAAVRARLTHHAAPVS